A genomic region of Lysinibacillus sp. 2017 contains the following coding sequences:
- a CDS encoding class I SAM-dependent methyltransferase — MAIYNQIGKTYNTTRRADTRIVQRLIRELDVDAPATILDIGAGTGNYSYELANIGYRVIALEPSEVMRTQGKQHRNVIWKEGVAESLPLEDKSVDGIICTLASHHFKNLSLCFSEMKRVLKENGRIVIFTLDPRMCATGCWLLDYFKPLLEDAYKIHPPIKVLSQLVEAQITQPVKIKAYPLPYDLVDQFFFSGWRKPELYFNKDFHEGTSPLAKGRKEVVCECLNRLNTDLENGDWHEKYGDILKLTEYECGHFFLIV; from the coding sequence ATGGCGATTTACAATCAAATTGGTAAGACCTATAACACTACTAGGCGTGCAGATACACGTATTGTACAAAGATTAATACGGGAACTTGACGTAGATGCTCCAGCAACGATATTAGACATTGGTGCGGGAACAGGTAACTATAGTTACGAATTAGCAAATATAGGATATCGTGTAATTGCTTTGGAGCCTTCGGAAGTAATGAGAACACAAGGTAAACAACATAGGAATGTTATTTGGAAAGAGGGTGTTGCAGAGAGTCTACCGTTAGAGGATAAGTCAGTAGACGGAATTATCTGCACGCTTGCGTCACATCATTTTAAAAACTTATCCTTATGTTTTAGTGAAATGAAAAGAGTTTTAAAAGAAAATGGTAGGATCGTGATTTTTACTTTAGACCCAAGAATGTGTGCTACAGGTTGTTGGTTGCTGGATTATTTTAAGCCTTTATTGGAAGACGCATACAAAATCCATCCACCTATAAAGGTTTTATCACAATTGGTAGAGGCTCAGATTACACAACCTGTAAAAATAAAAGCATATCCACTTCCGTATGATTTAGTAGATCAATTTTTCTTTAGTGGTTGGAGAAAGCCTGAATTATATTTCAACAAAGACTTTCACGAGGGAACATCTCCACTTGCTAAAGGTCGCAAAGAGGTCGTTTGTGAATGTCTAAATAGATTAAACACTGATTTGGAGAATGGAGATTGGCATGAAAAATATGGTGATATTTTAAAGTTAACTGAATATGAATGCGGGCATTTCTTCCTAATAGTTTAA